In one Hyphomicrobium sp. 99 genomic region, the following are encoded:
- a CDS encoding MFS transporter, with protein MRGFKGPVAPSIHAPSKRSQIGVDWFAFFLADAQVGFGPFLTVYLTSEKWTNADIGIVLTVGSLIALLGQLPAGALVDAVGRERTLAATCTLIVGATAFSIAIWPTFYAVFLAQVFHSGASVVIGPALAAISLGLVGHNLIGERLGRNARFSSLGSMFAAASMGACGYYLSSQAVFFVSAAMTIPAVMALYLIQPSDFHREELEPKPEPEYHPLHAAKTIISKRPLLILAASVGLFHLANAAVLPLAANLITLRSSRAATVLVALCIIVPQFIVALISPWMGRYGDQHGRRPLLLLGFAALPVRAVLFSYSSDPIVMVAIQLLDGISASALGVLVAGVVADVTQDSGNFNLALGFVGVSMGLGASISTTLAGEIALHFGTSAAFLTLAVIGLIAFLVVTLAMPETRNIEEPVGE; from the coding sequence ATGCGCGGCTTCAAAGGGCCGGTGGCGCCTTCTATCCACGCACCGTCCAAACGAAGCCAGATCGGCGTCGACTGGTTCGCATTTTTCCTCGCCGATGCTCAGGTCGGGTTCGGTCCGTTTCTGACTGTTTATCTGACATCAGAAAAATGGACGAATGCCGACATAGGTATCGTGCTGACGGTCGGCAGCCTCATCGCTCTTCTCGGACAATTGCCTGCCGGAGCGCTCGTCGATGCGGTCGGACGAGAGCGGACACTGGCTGCCACCTGCACCCTGATCGTCGGCGCCACCGCATTTTCTATCGCGATCTGGCCGACGTTCTACGCCGTGTTTCTGGCGCAAGTGTTTCACTCGGGGGCGAGCGTCGTAATCGGGCCCGCGCTGGCAGCGATCAGCCTTGGGCTTGTTGGTCATAATCTCATCGGCGAGCGGTTGGGCAGAAATGCCCGGTTTTCCTCGCTCGGCAGCATGTTCGCGGCCGCGAGCATGGGAGCCTGCGGCTATTATCTGTCAAGTCAGGCCGTCTTCTTCGTCTCGGCTGCGATGACGATCCCGGCGGTAATGGCCCTCTACTTGATCCAGCCGTCAGACTTTCATCGCGAAGAACTGGAGCCGAAACCGGAGCCTGAATATCACCCTCTGCATGCCGCAAAGACGATCATCAGTAAGCGGCCACTCTTGATCCTCGCGGCGTCCGTTGGGCTCTTCCATCTCGCTAATGCCGCGGTGCTGCCGCTCGCCGCCAACCTCATCACGCTGCGCTCGAGCAGGGCCGCCACCGTTCTCGTCGCGCTTTGCATCATCGTTCCCCAGTTCATCGTCGCGTTGATCTCGCCTTGGATGGGCCGCTACGGCGATCAACATGGACGCCGGCCCCTTCTGCTTCTTGGATTTGCCGCCCTTCCTGTTCGTGCGGTCCTGTTCTCCTACAGCTCCGATCCGATCGTGATGGTCGCAATCCAATTGCTCGACGGCATCTCGGCGAGCGCGCTTGGCGTGCTGGTCGCTGGCGTCGTGGCGGACGTGACGCAGGACTCAGGAAACTTCAATCTCGCACTCGGATTCGTCGGCGTTTCGATGGGGCTCGGCGCATCGATCAGCACGACGCTCGCTGGTGAGATCGCGCTGCATTTCGGAACGTCCGCGGCGTTTCTGACGCTCGCGGTGATCGGATTGATCGCGTTCCTTGTCGTTACGCTGGCGATGCCTGAAACGAGGAACATCGAAGAGCCTGTCGGCGAATAG
- a CDS encoding PRC-barrel domain-containing protein produces MRTRFWAGLCLLVIVGAASAGPRTAIADTAALAQQPVAQPDAAPPANPEIKPAPVEPAPSGTPAVVVDDSMVSTLLGKDVKSTTGEKLGQITDIIVGHSGDVRAAVIDFGGFLGVGSRKIAVAWPVLHFSPQGITLEMGRDALRVTPEYHPGEPIVIVGAAGMPPPQNPPSPPPQSPAATK; encoded by the coding sequence ATGCGAACGAGGTTTTGGGCCGGCCTTTGCCTCCTGGTCATCGTTGGCGCCGCGAGTGCCGGACCTCGAACTGCGATCGCCGACACTGCCGCCCTAGCTCAACAACCTGTCGCCCAGCCGGACGCCGCGCCGCCTGCCAATCCGGAGATCAAGCCAGCGCCGGTGGAGCCCGCGCCTTCCGGAACACCGGCGGTGGTGGTGGACGACAGTATGGTCTCGACCTTGCTTGGAAAGGACGTGAAAAGCACAACCGGCGAAAAGCTTGGGCAGATCACCGATATCATCGTCGGACATTCAGGTGATGTGCGCGCCGCGGTCATCGACTTCGGCGGTTTCCTCGGCGTCGGCTCGCGCAAGATCGCTGTTGCGTGGCCGGTTTTGCATTTTTCGCCTCAGGGGATCACCCTCGAGATGGGACGCGATGCGCTGCGCGTGACGCCGGAATATCATCCGGGCGAACCCATCGTCATTGTCGGCGCGGCCGGCATGCCGCCGCCACAGAATCCCCCCTCGCCTCCGCCGCAATCTCCGGCGGCAACCAAATGA
- a CDS encoding fumarylacetoacetate hydrolase family protein, whose amino-acid sequence MKLVRFGAPGAERPGILDKEGAVRDLSGIIPDLAGEHLSQAALARLRSLDLASLPKAPSDVRFGPPVAGTHNFIAIGLNYADHAKETGQEIPAEPILFNKATTSICGPNDDVMYPRNSRHLDWECEIAFVIGARARYVEAKDWANYIAGYCICNDVSERVFQSKRAGQWVKGKSAETFGPIGPWLVTPDEIADPDNLAMSLDVNGVRKQTGSTSTMIFKIPELLAYVTQFMVLDPGDIITTGTPPGVGTARNPREFLKPGDVMELKIEGLGTQRQKVVEFKL is encoded by the coding sequence ATGAAACTCGTACGCTTTGGCGCCCCGGGTGCCGAAAGACCCGGCATCCTCGATAAGGAAGGCGCCGTTCGCGATCTCTCAGGCATCATTCCGGATCTTGCAGGCGAACACCTTTCGCAAGCGGCTCTCGCACGGTTGCGCAGCCTCGATCTCGCGTCACTGCCCAAGGCGCCCAGCGATGTCCGTTTCGGACCTCCCGTCGCCGGCACGCACAACTTCATCGCGATCGGCCTCAACTACGCCGACCACGCGAAGGAGACGGGACAGGAAATCCCGGCCGAGCCCATTCTCTTCAACAAGGCCACGACGTCGATCTGCGGTCCCAACGACGACGTCATGTACCCGCGAAACTCACGCCATCTCGACTGGGAATGCGAAATCGCCTTCGTCATCGGCGCACGCGCGCGATACGTGGAAGCGAAGGACTGGGCGAACTACATCGCCGGCTACTGCATCTGCAATGACGTGTCGGAGCGCGTCTTCCAAAGCAAGCGCGCAGGTCAGTGGGTAAAGGGCAAGTCGGCGGAGACGTTCGGCCCGATCGGTCCCTGGCTCGTCACGCCGGACGAAATTGCCGATCCCGATAACCTCGCCATGTCCTTGGACGTCAACGGCGTGCGCAAGCAAACGGGCTCGACGTCCACGATGATTTTCAAAATCCCGGAGCTTCTCGCCTACGTAACGCAGTTCATGGTGCTAGATCCCGGCGACATCATCACCACCGGCACGCCCCCCGGCGTTGGCACAGCGCGCAATCCGAGGGAATTCCTGAAGCCGGGCGACGTGATGGAGCTCAAGATCGAAGGCCTCGGAACGCAGCGTCAGAAGGTCGTCGAATTCAAGCTCTGA
- a CDS encoding Fur family transcriptional regulator, with protein sequence MVTAAAEEQRARERVKTSVEQATAIFAEKNIRFTDLRRKVFEEIASTLASVGAYEVLDRLAKKGTRLAPISVYRALDALLEAGVVHRLESKNAYFACRRLHQPRTGRRPMFLSCEKCGVVQEVDGDDIFHAIDAAAEGAKFEPRVRFVEVSGTCQECAARRNKA encoded by the coding sequence ATGGTAACAGCAGCAGCCGAAGAACAACGCGCCCGCGAGCGAGTTAAAACCTCGGTCGAGCAGGCAACCGCCATCTTCGCGGAAAAGAACATCCGGTTCACCGACCTCCGCCGCAAGGTGTTTGAGGAAATCGCCTCGACGCTCGCGAGCGTCGGCGCCTATGAGGTCCTCGATCGTCTCGCCAAGAAAGGCACGAGGCTCGCGCCCATATCGGTTTACCGAGCGTTGGATGCGCTACTCGAGGCGGGCGTCGTCCATCGGCTCGAAAGCAAGAACGCATATTTCGCCTGCCGCCGCTTGCACCAACCTCGAACCGGACGCCGTCCGATGTTCTTGAGTTGCGAGAAATGCGGGGTTGTGCAGGAAGTCGATGGTGACGACATCTTCCACGCCATCGACGCCGCGGCCGAAGGCGCCAAATTCGAGCCTCGCGTGCGGTTTGTCGAAGTCTCCGGTACGTGCCAGGAATGCGCCGCGCGCCGCAACAAGGCATAG
- the znuC gene encoding zinc ABC transporter ATP-binding protein ZnuC yields MSSRDAPGMPTPSGKGANSAAAVPCSCGHNHGHQAFAAELEGEPDPKALISARGVTMWRGSREVLSDINLDVRRGEIVTLIGPNGAGKTTLVRILLGIEQPEQGRIVKPASTRIGYVPQRFEVDSAIPMTVGSFLTLGEHATQRDIKSALEETGAAKTINQQLSKLSGGETQRVLIARALLRKPNLLILDEPASGVDFTGEADLYDLIDRLRAKHDLGVLLVSHDLHVVMARSDRVICVNVHVCCSGKPEDVSQHAAYARIFGPQAASVLGVYRHHHDHRHDLTGEPKPLADVPPPGRGS; encoded by the coding sequence TTGTCATCACGTGACGCACCAGGAATGCCGACGCCAAGTGGCAAAGGCGCAAATAGCGCCGCGGCCGTTCCGTGCAGCTGCGGACATAACCACGGCCACCAAGCATTTGCCGCGGAACTCGAGGGCGAGCCCGACCCTAAAGCGCTGATTTCAGCACGTGGCGTCACGATGTGGCGCGGCAGCCGCGAGGTCCTGTCCGACATCAATCTCGATGTCCGGCGCGGCGAGATCGTCACGCTGATCGGACCGAACGGCGCCGGCAAGACGACGCTCGTGCGAATTCTGCTCGGGATCGAGCAACCGGAACAGGGGCGCATCGTCAAGCCCGCCTCGACGCGCATCGGCTACGTCCCGCAGCGCTTCGAAGTCGACTCGGCGATCCCGATGACGGTCGGATCCTTTCTCACACTCGGTGAGCATGCAACTCAAAGGGACATCAAGTCGGCGCTCGAAGAAACGGGCGCGGCGAAGACGATCAACCAGCAGTTGTCGAAATTGTCCGGTGGCGAAACGCAGCGGGTCTTGATCGCCCGAGCGCTTCTCCGTAAGCCGAACCTTCTCATTCTTGATGAGCCCGCGAGCGGCGTCGATTTCACCGGCGAAGCCGATCTCTACGATCTGATTGACCGTCTCAGGGCCAAACATGACCTTGGTGTTCTTCTGGTCTCGCATGATCTTCATGTCGTCATGGCGCGCAGTGATCGCGTGATTTGCGTCAACGTCCATGTCTGCTGCTCGGGCAAGCCCGAAGACGTGTCGCAGCACGCCGCTTATGCTCGCATCTTCGGACCGCAGGCCGCTTCCGTGCTCGGGGTCTACCGCCATCACCACGATCATCGGCACGATCTGACGGGCGAACCCAAACCTCTCGCGGACGTGCCGCCTCCCGGGCGAGGCTCCTGA